A single Bufo bufo chromosome 6, aBufBuf1.1, whole genome shotgun sequence DNA region contains:
- the LOC121004643 gene encoding androgen-induced gene 1 protein-like has product MAALGLVLHLGLLAWNVFAICQNLLVSSSDPFLGHNSYGGRWKFLTFLNQVIQTAFFGVCLLCDLLQICLSNRNRFCSVLTRLKDGVFAALAFPIGAFVFTSFWGIYAYDRELVYPKEMDKVFAQWLNHAMHTLVFPVMLIELFACPHQYPSKKNGLAVIAVFGISYVSWVHWVHHAANIWAYPILAKLDAVGMLVFFGSSFVIVFTFYLLGEGLTRLRWGSERPDRKKKKKKSN; this is encoded by the exons ATGGCGGCGCTGGGGCTCGTCCTTCATCTGGGGCTCCTGGCCTGGAATGTGTTCGCCATTTGTCAGAATTTGCTGGTGTCCAGTTCCGATCCGTTCCTTGGACACAATAGTTATGGAGGCAGGTGGAAGTTCCTGACCTTCCTGAACCAG GTTATTCAGACCGCATTCTTCGGTGTCTGCCTCCTGTGCGATCTTCTCCAGATTTGCCTTTCTAATAGGAACCGGTTCTGCTCCGTTCTGACGCGGCTGAAGGACGGCGTCTTTGCTGCACTGGCATTCCCGATTGGCGCG TTTGTCTTTACATCCTTCTGGGGTATTTACGCCTACGATAGGGAGCTGGTGTACCCGAAAGAAATGGACAAAGTCTTTGCACAATGGCTTAACCATGCCATG CACACACTTGTCTTTCCAGTTATGCTTATCGAGCTCTTTGCATGTCCACACCAATACCCGAGCAAGAAAAATGGCCTGGCTGTCATAGCGGTGTTTGGCATTTCGTATGTGTCATG GGTGCACTGGGTGCATCATGCAGCGAACATCTGGGCCTATCCCATCCTGGCCAAGCTGGATGCAGTAGGAATGCTGGTGTTTTTTGGATCATCGTTCGTAATTGTATTCACTTTCTACCTCCTGGGAGAGGGGCTGACACGACTGCGCTGGG